The stretch of DNA GGATTCATTTGCGCTTTGAGGTGAGCCAATTGGCTTTGCATTTGCTCCTCTCGCAATCGCCAGTTTTCCTGCTCTGCTTTCCTGGTTCGACTGAGTAGTTCGAGCAAATAAAGCAAAAGCATTGACAAGCCTGCAAAAAAAGAAAAGCGGATAAAGTTGAGCAAATTGAAAAATCGAGAAGGAACGATTTCTTTCAAAAAAAACAATTGAAACTGAGCTAGAAGAGGCGTTAGCAGTAAAACAGCCAGCATGTTCATGGCTATTTTGAGGGCCCATATGCGCGGTATAGACCAGCCCTTTGGTTCAAAGTAGCGAAACCAATAGGCATTAAAATACAGAAAAAAGAGCATTACTAAAAAAGTCGTCAGCATCCCCCCAAAAAAAGACAGCCACCACAAACTCCCTTCCAGCAAAGGTTGCTCACTGAGCTGTTCCAGGCCATTGATCAGGGCCAGGCGTGGCAAAGCTGCCGTGAGGCTCACCACGGCTGCAAACCCCACTAAAAGTCGATGCTGATAATAGGTACTGGACATACACGCAAAGATAAGAGAAATGCGTAATGCAAGGTGCCCAGGTCTTTACTGCTTTTTTTCTCTTCCTACCATACTACCCTT from Saprospiraceae bacterium encodes:
- a CDS encoding histidine kinase, with the protein product MSSTYYQHRLLVGFAAVVSLTAALPRLALINGLEQLSEQPLLEGSLWWLSFFGGMLTTFLVMLFFLYFNAYWFRYFEPKGWSIPRIWALKIAMNMLAVLLLTPLLAQFQLFFLKEIVPSRFFNLLNFIRFSFFAGLSMLLLYLLELLSRTRKAEQENWRLREEQMQSQLAHLKAQMNPHFLFNSLNSLSGTIRNESKEEALIFVEKLSQVFRSTLQGSDRHLISLKEELELVEAYLFMLQKRFGDKLLVRIKVMPGNLDTQVPPMAIQLLIENALKHNTISRKMPLTIEITGEKDYIHISNNYQPRTQKEAGFGLGLSNLRKRYELLAKKEVFIGQKDGFFEVRLPIIDGGCK